Proteins from a single region of Chloroherpeton thalassium ATCC 35110:
- a CDS encoding GIY-YIG nuclease family protein, producing MKDYYVYILANKKNGTLYTGMTNNIQRRMYEHKHKLIDGFSKKYGLNHLVHLEICQDVSAAIAREKQIKGWKREKKVALIESRNPTWKDLCDEFGFCFESRT from the coding sequence ATGAAAGATTACTATGTCTACATCTTGGCCAACAAAAAGAATGGCACGCTTTACACTGGCATGACAAACAATATCCAACGCCGAATGTATGAACACAAGCACAAACTAATTGATGGGTTCTCCAAGAAGTATGGTCTGAATCATCTCGTTCATCTTGAAATTTGCCAAGATGTTTCTGCAGCGATTGCCAGAGAAAAACAAATTAAAGGCTGGAAAAGAGAAAAGAAAGTTGCTTTGATAGAATCCCGAAATCCAACCTGGAAAGATCTATGTGATGAATTTGGCTTTTGCTTTGAATCCAGAACATAA